The Malus domestica chromosome 10, GDT2T_hap1 genome contains a region encoding:
- the LOC103446492 gene encoding lysine-specific demethylase JMJ28-like: MGEEGALPDHLRCGRTDGRKWRCKRRVMDDMKLCEIHYLQGRHRQFREKVPESLKLQRTPKNAGDKDQNGSGNGGGVKIRARKVENLVKLLKRKRSDEAVKNCKKKKRKVKLKKSELNLDLIRMVLRREVEKRNQTTTKKKNVVEEESEDGDEDDDDGGGDLTRDLPNGRMAISSSSSQSPRLRSGNAGSNSSSDGKVGADLPPVATRRRCFRSKNIEPIPAGTLQVLPYNDVGKLRKGKRRRCHWCRKRGSGVSSALIKCSSCQKHFFCLNCVKERYFDTQDEVKMACPVCRGTCPCKECSENQSKDAESKDYLGVKNKVEVILQFHYLICMLLPVLKQINQDQKVELEAEAKMRGEELSEVHIKQAEYSCNEQHCCNKCKASIVDLHRSCPNCSYNLCLSCCRDLLSGSLFGGINTTLIKQTNKKKTCVSRKGQLVKKPITTHKQSFRSLYPSSASVPSLKSCNAVNGISCPPKELGGCGDSLLDLRCVFPLCWIKDLEVSAEEIVCSYEFPETADMSLCCPLCLGVDQKTDGNRQLQEASVRENSNDNYLYYPTLLGTNGDNVEHFQKHWSKGHPVIVRDVLQTTSDLTWDPVSMFCTYLERSIARYENNTNSNEAIHCLDWCEVELGIRQYFMGSLRGQAQRNVWNETLKLKGWLSSQLFQEQFPVHYAEVIRALPLQEYMNPTSGLLNLAARMPQEIPKPDLGPCVYISYGCTEQLVQANAVIKLCYDSYDVVNILAHTSDVPISDEQVSKIRKLLKKHKAQYQREGSRVTCEQFVAKKDNGESLLFSETMKEAGLHNVIGEEMHLRKRIARESCFSRHEACTDAETSDSDTDSEATLSSSGRLHDAETSKDTRCEVLVDSCNSYEKQTLDKSCGAQWDVFRRQDVPKLIEYLRRHSNEFTRKFDFHKHVVHPILDQSFFLDSSHKLRLKEEFKIEPWTFEQHIGEAVIIPAGCPYQIRNSKSCVHVVLDFVSPENVAECIQLTDEVRLLPADHKAKVDKLEVKRMALNSISSAIKEIRELTCAM, from the exons ATGGGCGAGGAGGGTGCGCTGCCGGACCATCTGCGGTGCGGCCGGACCGACGGCCGGAAATGGCGGTGCAAGCGGAGAGTCATGGACGACATGAAGCTCTGCGAGATTCACTATCTCCAAGGCCGTCACCGTCAGTTCAGAGAGAAAGTCCCCGAGTCACTCAAGCTTCAGAGGACGCCCAAAAACGCTGGGGACAAAGATCAAAACGGCAGCGGAAACGGCGGTGGAGTCAAAATTAGGGCACGGAAAGTGGAGAATTTGGTGAAGTTGCTGAAGCGGAAGCGATCCGACGAGGCGGTGAAGaattgcaagaagaagaagcggaAGGTGAAGTTGAAGAAGAGCGAGTTGAATTTGGACCTCATACGGATGGTGCTGAGGAGGGAGGTCGAGAAGCGGAACCAGACGActacgaagaagaagaatgttGTGGAGGAGGAGAGTGAGGATGGTGATGAAGACGACGATGACGGCGGCGGTGATCTCACCAGAGACTTGCCCAATGGCCGAATGGCAATCTCTTCATCTTCCTCGCAGTCGCCGAGGCTTCGGTCCGGCAATGCAGGTTCCAATTCGTCTTCTGATGGGAAGGTCGGGGCTGATTTGCCTCCGGTTGCTACGCGGAGGAGGTGCTTTCGGTCAAAGAACATCGAGCCAATTCCTGCTGGCACATTGCAG GTTCTGCCATATAATGATGTGGGGAAGTTGAGGAAAGGTAAGAGGAGAAGGTGCCATTGGTGTCGAAAAAGAGGGAGCGGTGTTTCTTCTGCTCTAATTAAGTGTTCGAGTTGCCAGAAGCACTTCTTTTGCTTGAATTGCGTCAAAGAAag GTACTTTGATACACAAGATGAAGTCAAAATGGCATGCCCAGTCTGTCGAGGAACTTGCCCCTGTAAGGAATGCTCtgaaaatcaatcaaaagaTGCGGAAAGTAAG GATTATTTGGGGGTTAAGAATAAAGTTGAAGTAATACTACAGTTCCATTATCTGATTTGTATGCTTCTTCCCGTGCTAAAACAAATAAACCAAGATCAGAAAGTTGAGCTAGAAGCAGAGGCAAAAATGAGAG GGGAAGAGCTATCTGAAGTTCATATCAAGCAGGCTGAATATAGCTGCAACGAACAACACTGCTG CAATAAATGCAAAGCTTCAATAGTGGATCTCCATAGAAGCTGCCCAAATTGTTCCTATAACCTTTGTTTAAGTTGCTGTCGAGATCTTTTAAGTGGGAGCCTTTTTGGTGGTATAAACACAACTCTCATAAAGCAGactaacaaaaagaaaacttgTGTCTCTCGTAAGGGGCAACTTGTAAAGAAGCCAATAACCACCCATAAGCAAAGTTTCCGCAGTTTGTACCCTTCTTCTGCATCAGTACCTAGCTTGAAATCTTGTAATGCTGTTAATGGTATATCTTGCCCACCTAAGGAGCTTGGAGGTTGTGGTGACAGCCTCCTTGATTTGAGATGTGTTTTTCCATTATGTTGGATCAAAGACCTGGAAGTAAGTGCAGAAGAAATAGTTTGCAGCTATGAATTTCCAGAAACTGCTGACATGTCTTTGTGCTGTCCACTATGTTTGGGCGTGGACCAGAAAACTGATGGGAATCGACAGTTGCAAGAAGCTTCAGTGAGAGAGAACTCAAACGATAACTACTTATACTACCCCACGCTACTGGGCACAAATGGTGATAATGTTGAGCACTTTCAGAAGCACTGGAGTAAAGGTCATCCTGTAATAGTCCGAGACGTACTTCAAACTACATCAGATTTGACTTGGGATCCAGTGTCCATGTTCTGCACTTATCTTGAGAGGAGCATTGCTAGATATGAAAATAACACAAATTCAAATGAAGCTATCCACTGCTTGGATTGGTGCGAG GTGGAACTTGGAATCAGGCAGTACTTCATGGGTTCATTAAGGGGGCAGGCCCAACGAAATGTATGGAATGAGACACTGAAGTTGAAGGGTTGGCTTTCTTCGCAGTTGTTTCAGGAACAGTTTCCAGTTCATTATGCTGAAGTAATACGAGCTCTACCACTTCAAGAATACATGAATCCCACGTCTGGTCTTTTAAATCTTGCTGCAAGGATGCCACAAGAAATCCCAAAACCTGATCTAGGTCCCTGTGTTTATATATCATACGGCTGCACCGAGCAACTTGTACAAGCTAATGCAGTGATAAAGCTATGTTATGACTCATATGATGTG GTTAACATTTTGGCACATACATCAGATGTCCCTATCTCTGATGAACAAGTTTCAAAAATAAGAAAGTTACTGAAGAAGCACAAGGCTCAATATCAGAGGGAGGGTTCTAGGGTTACTTGTGAACAATTTGTGGCAAAAAAAGACAATGGAGAATCATTATTGTTTAGTGAAACCATGAAAGAAGCAGGGCTACATAATGTGATCGGAGAGGAGATGCATTTACGCAAAAGAATTGCTAGAGAGTCTTGCTTCTCCAGGCATGAAGCATGCACAGATGCTGAAACATCTGATTCTGATACTGATTCTGAAGCCACACTAAGTAGCTCTGGGAGACTTCATGATGCTGAAACATCTAAAGATACAAGGTGTGAGGTTCTGGTCGACAGCTGCAATAGCTATGAAAAGCAAACCTTGGACAAGTCTTGTGGTGCCCAATGGGATGTGTTTCGCAGACAAGATGTCCCAAAACTTATAGAATATCTCAGAAGGCACTCTAATGAATTCACTCGTAAATTTGACTTTCATAAGCAT GTTGTTCATCCCATTCTTGATCAGAGTTTCTTTCTGGACTCAAGTCACAAATTAAGGCTCAAGGAGGAATTTA AAATTGAGCCTTGGACTTTTGAGCAACACATAGGAGAAGCTGTTATCATACCTGCTGGATGCCCATATCAGATTAGGAATTCTAAG TCTTGTGTACATGTGGTGCTGGACTTTGTATCACCCGAAAATGTTGCCGAGTGCATCCAGTTAACTGATGAAGTCCGTCTGCTTCCAGCAGACCATAAAGCAAAAGTTGACAAGCTAGAG GTGAAGAGAATGGCCCTTAATAGTATTAGTTCAGCAATCAAAGAAATACGTGAGCTTACTTGTGCAATGTAA